A single window of Salmo salar chromosome ssa21, Ssal_v3.1, whole genome shotgun sequence DNA harbors:
- the cxcr2 gene encoding C-X-C chemokine receptor type 1, with the protein MEMPEMDVDLSLFVEFLNFTYPPIDELMGVPCNVSILGLSSVGLMITYITVFILSVMGNSVVIYVVCCMARDRTTTDVYLMHLAMADLLFSLTLPFWAVYVYSHWIFGTFLCKFLSGLQDAAFYCGVFLLACISVDRYLAIVKATRALAQRRHLVGLVCGAVWLGAGLLSLPVALQREAIQPEDLEGQIICFENLTAASSDRSRVGVRVIRHVLGFFLPLSVMVVCYSCTAVTLFRGVRNGGQKHKAMRVILAVVLAFVACWLPRNISVLVDTLMRSGSLGEETCEFQNNVSVALYVTEVMAFTHCAVNPVLYAFIGQKFRNQLLVVLYKHGLISKRLMVAYRSGSANSTASQRSRNTSVTL; encoded by the coding sequence ATGGAAATGCCAGAAATGGATGTTGATCTTTCTCTCTTCGTTGAATTCCTCAACTTCACTTATCCTCCCATAGACGAGCTCATGGGGGTCCCTTGTAACGTCTCTATCTTGGGCTTGAGCAGTGTTGGTCTAATGATCACCTACATCACTGTGTTCATCCTCAGTGTGATGGGTAACAGTGTAGTCATCTACGTGGTGTGCTGCATGGCTAGGGACCGGACCACCACAGACGTCTATCTGATGCACCTAGCAATGGCTGACCTCCTCTTCTCCTTGACCCTCCCCTTCTGGGCCGTCTATGTCTACTCCCACTGGATTTTCGGTACCTTCCTCTGCAAGTTCCTGTCTGGCCTCCAGGATGCTGCCTTTTATTGTGGGGTTTTCCTGTTAGCGTGCATTAGTGTGGACCGCTACCTGGCTATTGTGAAGGCCACGCGGGCACTGGCCCAGCGGCGCCACCTGGTGGGGTTGGTGTGCGGAGCCGTGTGGCTGGGGGCGGGGCTACTCTCGTTGCCCGTGGCACTCCAACGGGAGGCTATCCAACCCGAGGATCTTGAAGGCCAGATCATCTGCTTTGAGAATCTGACTGCGGCGAGCAGCGACCGGTCGCGGGTGGGTGTGCGGGTGATTCGCCACGTGCTGGGCTTCTTCCTGCCACTGTCGGTCATGGTCGTCTGCTACAGCTGCACAGCAGTGACGCTGTTCCGTGGCGTGCGCAACGGCGGCCAGAAGCACAAGGCCATGCGCGTCATCCTGGCCGTGGTGCTGGCATTCGTTGCATGCTGGCTGCCGCGCAACATCAGCGTGCTGGTAGACACGTTGATGCGTAGCGGCTCGCTGGGCGAGGAGACGTGTGAGTTCCAGAACAATGTGAGCGTGGCGCTGTATGTGACTGAGGTGATGGCGTTCACGCACTGCGCCGTCAACCCCGTGCTCTATGCCTTCATCGGGCAGAAGTTCCGGAACCAGCTCTTGGTGGTGCTCTACAAGCATGGGCTGATCAGCAAGAGGTTGATGGTGGCATACCGCAGTGGCTCAGCCAACAGCACGGCCAGTCAAAGGTCTAGGAACACCTCTGTTACCCTGTAA
- the zgc:103759 gene encoding U8 snoRNA-decapping enzyme isoform X1: MCMCVCVCTGGSMASGQLSREEALACVGCRHACHILLYADTEAQLFEEIPIRHIVLMQMRFDGLLGFPGGLVEPSEESLEEGLSRELWEELGFSLSVTVEDHVSSCHNPSSSSSHPITHFYARRMEEKEIREVEKAAASTATDHGHEVMGMVRVPLYTLKGGGGGLPSFLSHSFIGNSRSQLEDALVRFGLVTPEELQTALKHAAQRRKQS; this comes from the exons atgtgtatgtgtgtgtgtgtgtgtacaggcggCAGCATGGCCAGTGGACAGCTGTCTAGAGAAGAGGCGTTGGCGTGTGTGGGGTGCAGACATGCGTGTCACATATTGCTCTATGCAGACACAGAAGCTCAGCTGTTCGAAGAAATCCCCATCAGACACATTGTACTG ATGCAGATGCGTTTTGATGGTCTGTTGGGTTTCCCTGGCGG TCTCGTTGAGCCGTCCGAAGAATCCCTAGAGGAGGGCCTGAGCAGGGAACTGTGGGAGGAGCTGGGCTTCTCACTGTCAGTCACCGTGGAGGACCATGTGTCTTCCTGCCACaacccttcctcctcttcctctcacccCATTACTCACTTCTATGCCCGGAGAATGGAAGAGAAAGAGATCAGGGAGGTTGAAAAGGCAGCTGCTAGCACAGCAACAGACCATGGCCATGAG gTGATGGGGATGGTCCGAGTTCCTCTCTACACactaaagggaggaggaggagggctcccCTCATTCTTGtcccactcctttattgggaacTCTCGCTCTCAGCTGGAGGACGCTCTAGTGCGCTTCGGCCTGGTGACACCCGAGGAGCTACAGACAGCACTCAAACACGCAGCGCAGAGGAGAAAACAATCTTAG
- the zgc:103759 gene encoding U8 snoRNA-decapping enzyme isoform X2 has translation MASGQLSREEALACVGCRHACHILLYADTEAQLFEEIPIRHIVLMQMRFDGLLGFPGGLVEPSEESLEEGLSRELWEELGFSLSVTVEDHVSSCHNPSSSSSHPITHFYARRMEEKEIREVEKAAASTATDHGHEVMGMVRVPLYTLKGGGGGLPSFLSHSFIGNSRSQLEDALVRFGLVTPEELQTALKHAAQRRKQS, from the exons ATGGCCAGTGGACAGCTGTCTAGAGAAGAGGCGTTGGCGTGTGTGGGGTGCAGACATGCGTGTCACATATTGCTCTATGCAGACACAGAAGCTCAGCTGTTCGAAGAAATCCCCATCAGACACATTGTACTG ATGCAGATGCGTTTTGATGGTCTGTTGGGTTTCCCTGGCGG TCTCGTTGAGCCGTCCGAAGAATCCCTAGAGGAGGGCCTGAGCAGGGAACTGTGGGAGGAGCTGGGCTTCTCACTGTCAGTCACCGTGGAGGACCATGTGTCTTCCTGCCACaacccttcctcctcttcctctcacccCATTACTCACTTCTATGCCCGGAGAATGGAAGAGAAAGAGATCAGGGAGGTTGAAAAGGCAGCTGCTAGCACAGCAACAGACCATGGCCATGAG gTGATGGGGATGGTCCGAGTTCCTCTCTACACactaaagggaggaggaggagggctcccCTCATTCTTGtcccactcctttattgggaacTCTCGCTCTCAGCTGGAGGACGCTCTAGTGCGCTTCGGCCTGGTGACACCCGAGGAGCTACAGACAGCACTCAAACACGCAGCGCAGAGGAGAAAACAATCTTAG